A DNA window from Bdellovibrio sp. BCCA contains the following coding sequences:
- a CDS encoding MBL fold metallo-hydrolase has product MKWTLIATTGVLLFSGCQSYRYYDPKKPHRGENRFYNNYDNSPKANFWKWQWARLTDSKPPEPPFQPVVVKTDTNYLRNNRSENTLTWVGHATSLLQIEGVNILMDPVFSERVSPVSFLGPKRLTSLPFEISDLPAIDVVVISHAHYDHLDLPTLRELAKRDSNTLFLVPLGDEALLNSEGIKNVKEVDWWNQVAFKNLTLTFTPAQHWSQRSLFDTNKTLWGGWHIQGKNLKALYTGDTGYSQDFADIRKKLGAVDVALIPIGAYEPRWFMKKQHVDPEEAVKIHKDLESKLSIGVHWGTFRLSDEAMAAPQEDLKKALEKENLSADAFRVLKHGEILKLKN; this is encoded by the coding sequence ATGAAATGGACCCTTATTGCGACCACAGGAGTACTCCTTTTTTCGGGCTGTCAAAGCTATCGTTATTACGACCCGAAAAAGCCTCATCGTGGAGAAAATCGTTTTTATAATAACTACGATAATTCTCCCAAAGCGAACTTTTGGAAATGGCAATGGGCGCGCCTGACAGATTCAAAGCCTCCAGAGCCGCCATTTCAGCCCGTCGTTGTAAAAACGGATACAAATTATCTTCGCAACAATCGCAGCGAAAACACTTTAACATGGGTGGGACATGCGACGTCGCTTTTGCAAATTGAAGGCGTCAATATTTTGATGGACCCGGTGTTCTCTGAGCGTGTGTCTCCGGTGAGTTTTCTGGGGCCCAAACGTCTCACGTCATTGCCTTTTGAAATTTCCGATCTTCCGGCGATTGATGTCGTCGTGATTTCTCACGCGCACTACGATCACTTAGATCTTCCGACATTGCGTGAACTTGCGAAGCGCGATTCCAACACTTTATTTCTTGTGCCTTTAGGTGATGAAGCGCTTTTGAATTCCGAAGGAATTAAAAACGTCAAAGAAGTGGATTGGTGGAATCAGGTCGCGTTCAAAAATCTGACGCTCACATTCACGCCTGCTCAACACTGGAGCCAACGCAGCCTTTTTGACACGAACAAAACTCTTTGGGGTGGCTGGCACATTCAAGGGAAAAATCTCAAAGCTCTTTACACGGGTGATACGGGATACTCTCAAGACTTTGCTGATATTCGCAAAAAATTAGGAGCGGTGGATGTTGCGCTCATTCCGATTGGAGCTTACGAGCCCCGTTGGTTTATGAAAAAGCAACACGTCGATCCCGAAGAGGCCGTGAAAATTCATAAAGATTTAGAATCCAAACTTTCCATCGGCGTTCACTGGGGCACATTTCGGTTGTCTGATGAAGCGATGGCGGCACCTCAAGAAGATTTGAAAAAAGCTTTAGAGAAAGAAAATCTCAGTGCTGATGCCTTCCGTGTTTTGAAGCACGGTGAAATTTTGAAGTTAAAAAATTAA
- a CDS encoding tail fiber domain-containing protein has product MASRTYLCLLVGLLVFAPLELFASPSSFTYQGRILKTDGTPLEYNNVSFAFEITNASGSCVLYREQRDNINMQGSKGIFDVPIGSGNRLYPTGPSYTLRDAFNNAVTHTCEGGATYVANADDIRILKVQFHDGTGWKVITPNNEIRSVPFASFSYSAAKLGDKLPSDFVLKNTLQTCSPGQYLTFDGVNFTCQNDAGGAGMVSDINVTGPYLAKSGTASIPNISVNVGTTAGTVAAGNDTRFTDARIPTGSAGGDLFGTYPNPSVAKIQGVAVSNAAPGAGNFLKYDGSQWGSFAIAISDVTNLSSTLATYHTTAAFNAAVGSANCAAHQTPYWNSVSSSFQCQSINVSVAGDVSGTIGAVSVNKIKGVDVDTTGLTSGQVLKYDGTKWAPAADSNAGGTVTNITTGTGLSGGPITTMGTISLANTAVTAGSYGSTTQVGTFTVDAQGRLTAASNAAIAFPVTSVATKTGSVTLDYGDINSAASKYLTYKPNNVACADGQVIKWIAANSRWECANDTDTNAGGTITNIATGTGLSGGPITSTGTISLANTAVTAGSYTRANITVDAQGRLTAASNGAAVNLATEITGTLPIANGGTGQTTAIAAFNGLSPSTTKGDLIVHDGTNDIRLPVGTNGQVLSANSAQASGLQWITPTNGTVTNVTGTAPIVVATGSTTPAISINDATTSTKGAVQVGAGIAVTSGTISADPANFPSTVPVNKGGTGATSLTANRLLASNGTGSAVTTFNCAVGQMVSFDATGLMICSTFTTGSVFLNGGNSFSATANLGTNDAFDLNIKTNNATRITVGSAGNVAMGTALDAGATLMLKSFTTSTIPLGLDSPAGGIPSIDISKDGTWKSSIGLTDGSSDDLYISNGVAAAIIFDTSNLEKMRISSNGNVGIGTSNPQALLDVNGNINMGTRLTSSVDGANNAFWLAKGSSAEANRIGFGINADPTTGVVNSVSLRTNGTNRLNVNASGNVGIGTTTQDRNTVIVESTGGGGRGLSVRTFNNANTGGVIEVAGGLGTPSAPLALTSGASLGFYTLTGYDGSTVPMQSTPNGMLSNATENWSTSAHGANLKFATTPNGATNGVERMRIDQNGKVGIGTINPAHLLQVSANAPGGYTVISNENTGAGGLAWNWLSSSTAASLGANSMCFEAGGICRMSLTSSGNMNIGGTLTQNSDIRLKKDIRSIAGALDSVSQLEGVTYHWIDQNRDPSEQIGLIAQNVEKVFPQAVKTDKQGIKSVAYQVLVAPVINAIHELREWLLKTDARVQTLEAESVRLKSQVEKTEKENAELKARLDKIEQRLNSK; this is encoded by the coding sequence ATGGCATCCCGAACGTATCTGTGCCTTCTTGTTGGTTTACTTGTCTTTGCACCGCTGGAGCTTTTTGCTTCGCCGAGTTCCTTTACCTATCAAGGTCGTATTCTAAAAACGGATGGGACTCCTCTTGAATACAATAATGTCAGCTTTGCTTTTGAAATCACGAATGCTTCCGGCAGTTGTGTTCTTTATCGCGAACAACGTGACAACATCAATATGCAAGGATCTAAAGGAATCTTTGATGTTCCAATCGGTTCTGGAAATCGCCTGTATCCGACCGGTCCTTCTTACACACTTCGTGATGCCTTTAATAATGCAGTCACGCATACCTGTGAAGGCGGAGCCACCTATGTAGCGAATGCCGATGACATTCGTATTTTGAAAGTTCAATTTCACGATGGGACTGGATGGAAGGTGATCACTCCGAACAACGAGATTCGTTCGGTCCCTTTTGCTTCCTTTTCCTATTCGGCGGCAAAGTTGGGCGATAAGTTACCGAGTGATTTCGTTTTAAAAAATACTTTGCAAACTTGTTCTCCGGGCCAGTATCTCACTTTTGATGGCGTCAACTTCACTTGTCAGAATGATGCCGGTGGCGCGGGAATGGTGAGTGACATTAATGTGACCGGTCCCTATCTGGCAAAATCCGGTACAGCCTCAATCCCGAATATTAGTGTGAACGTCGGTACAACTGCAGGGACCGTGGCGGCGGGTAATGATACTCGCTTCACGGATGCGCGCATTCCAACGGGATCTGCTGGTGGAGATTTGTTTGGGACTTATCCGAATCCTTCTGTGGCTAAGATTCAAGGAGTTGCGGTTTCAAATGCGGCTCCTGGCGCAGGAAATTTTTTGAAATACGATGGCTCGCAGTGGGGAAGTTTTGCGATTGCAATTAGCGACGTAACAAACTTGTCTTCGACACTTGCAACTTACCACACGACAGCGGCATTTAATGCTGCTGTGGGAAGTGCGAACTGTGCTGCTCATCAAACTCCTTATTGGAATTCGGTTTCTAGTTCCTTTCAATGTCAGTCTATCAATGTTTCTGTAGCGGGAGACGTGAGTGGAACTATTGGTGCGGTTTCTGTAAACAAAATCAAGGGCGTTGATGTTGATACGACTGGATTAACTTCCGGCCAAGTTTTGAAATATGACGGAACGAAGTGGGCTCCTGCGGCGGATTCAAATGCTGGTGGGACTGTGACTAATATTACGACTGGTACTGGTTTAAGCGGTGGTCCTATTACTACGATGGGAACTATTTCTTTAGCTAATACTGCGGTGACTGCGGGCTCTTATGGTTCGACAACGCAAGTTGGAACTTTCACTGTTGATGCTCAGGGACGCTTAACTGCGGCATCGAATGCGGCGATCGCTTTTCCTGTGACTTCTGTTGCCACAAAAACCGGCTCAGTCACTTTGGATTATGGAGATATTAACAGTGCTGCTTCAAAATATCTTACTTATAAACCGAATAACGTTGCTTGTGCCGATGGCCAGGTAATCAAATGGATCGCTGCCAACTCTCGTTGGGAGTGTGCGAATGATACTGACACGAATGCTGGTGGTACTATTACGAATATCGCAACTGGTACTGGTTTAAGTGGCGGTCCGATCACTTCTACTGGAACAATTTCGTTAGCAAACACGGCTGTGACGGCAGGGTCTTATACTCGCGCAAATATCACCGTCGATGCTCAAGGTCGTTTAACGGCTGCGAGCAATGGGGCTGCTGTTAATCTTGCAACCGAGATCACTGGTACTTTACCCATTGCAAATGGCGGTACGGGACAAACCACTGCAATTGCGGCTTTCAATGGTCTTTCTCCAAGCACAACTAAAGGTGATTTGATTGTTCACGACGGAACAAATGATATTCGTTTACCAGTCGGAACAAACGGACAAGTTCTTTCGGCAAACTCTGCCCAAGCTTCGGGTCTTCAGTGGATCACTCCGACAAATGGAACTGTGACAAATGTCACAGGCACTGCTCCCATTGTTGTCGCAACAGGTTCAACAACTCCGGCGATCTCAATTAACGATGCAACAACATCGACTAAAGGTGCCGTGCAAGTTGGTGCAGGTATTGCTGTGACATCAGGAACTATCAGTGCTGATCCGGCAAATTTTCCTTCTACAGTGCCAGTAAATAAAGGTGGTACGGGAGCGACGTCTCTTACTGCAAACAGACTTCTTGCCTCTAACGGAACGGGTTCCGCTGTAACAACATTTAACTGCGCGGTTGGACAGATGGTTTCTTTCGACGCCACAGGCTTAATGATCTGTTCAACTTTCACGACGGGCTCCGTGTTTTTAAATGGTGGAAATTCATTTTCAGCAACGGCGAATCTTGGAACGAATGATGCTTTCGATTTAAACATTAAAACTAACAATGCAACTCGAATTACGGTAGGTAGCGCGGGAAATGTCGCCATGGGCACGGCCCTTGATGCGGGCGCAACGCTCATGCTGAAATCCTTTACGACTTCAACGATTCCTCTGGGACTGGATTCTCCAGCGGGAGGAATCCCTAGTATCGATATTTCAAAAGATGGAACTTGGAAGTCTTCGATAGGTCTGACCGATGGATCTTCAGACGATTTGTATATTTCTAATGGTGTGGCCGCGGCGATTATTTTTGATACTAGCAATTTAGAAAAAATGCGCATCAGTTCAAATGGAAATGTCGGTATTGGTACTTCGAATCCACAAGCGCTCTTAGATGTTAACGGAAATATAAATATGGGCACACGTCTAACCTCTTCGGTGGACGGTGCCAATAATGCTTTTTGGTTGGCGAAAGGTTCCTCTGCAGAAGCGAACAGAATTGGTTTTGGAATAAATGCAGATCCCACAACGGGAGTTGTCAATTCAGTTTCACTGCGAACCAATGGGACGAATAGACTCAATGTCAATGCCAGCGGCAACGTGGGTATTGGTACGACAACTCAGGATAGAAATACAGTTATAGTTGAAAGCACTGGCGGCGGCGGTCGCGGCCTCTCAGTGCGCACATTCAATAATGCGAACACCGGGGGCGTGATCGAGGTGGCTGGCGGCCTTGGAACTCCATCAGCTCCGTTAGCACTGACGTCTGGGGCGTCTTTGGGATTTTATACACTCACCGGATATGATGGTTCAACTGTGCCGATGCAAAGTACCCCCAACGGGATGTTATCCAATGCTACTGAAAACTGGTCCACGTCTGCACATGGTGCCAACCTGAAGTTTGCAACAACTCCCAATGGCGCAACAAATGGTGTAGAAAGAATGCGTATTGATCAAAATGGCAAAGTTGGTATTGGGACGATAAATCCTGCCCATTTGTTGCAGGTATCTGCAAATGCTCCCGGAGGCTACACCGTAATTTCTAACGAAAACACCGGCGCGGGCGGACTTGCGTGGAATTGGCTTTCATCTTCAACGGCAGCTTCATTGGGAGCAAACTCGATGTGCTTTGAGGCCGGAGGCATTTGCAGAATGAGTCTGACGTCATCGGGCAACATGAACATCGGTGGAACCCTCACGCAGAACTCAGACATTCGCTTAAAAAAAGATATCCGATCTATCGCTGGCGCCTTGGATTCCGTGTCTCAGTTAGAAGGGGTCACCTATCATTGGATTGATCAGAACCGTGATCCATCTGAGCAAATCGGTCTTATCGCTCAAAATGTTGAAAAAGTTTTCCCGCAGGCTGTGAAGACAGACAAACAGGGAATTAAGTCTGTAGCTTATCAGGTTCTGGTGGCGCCTGTGATCAATGCTATTCATGAACTTCGTGAGTGGTTGTTAAAAACCGATGCACGCGTGCAGACTCTTGAGGCAGAAAGTGTGCGTTTAAAATCTCAGGTGGAAAAAACTGAAAAAGAAAACGCTGAACTGAAAGCACGTCTGGATAAAATTGAACAGCGCTTGAATTCCAAGTAA
- the aspA gene encoding aspartate ammonia-lyase: protein MQKFRVEKDLLGEKNVPADAYYGIHTVRAIENFQISGKTIGDSAFFVRGLALAKKATALANGELGTIPPDIAKSIVEACDVILQDPKKWASQFPSDVYQGGAGTSVNMNANEVIANIALEKRGVPKGSYSVINPNDHVNKCQSTNDAYPTAFRVSLYEHINVAVKAIDDLAATFEAKGQEFKNVLKMGRTQLQDAVPMSLGQEFNAFATLLKEDSRLIKNVQKLILEVNLGATAIGTGINAPPGYAPLAVQKLAEVTGYPFEQSEDLIEATSDCGAYIIISGALKRTAVKLSKICNDLRLLSSGPRAGLKEINLPEMQAGSSIMPAKVNPVIPEVVNQVSFKIIGNDLAITLAAEAGQLQLNVMEPVIASSMFESLDLLTHACTTLQNKCVKGITANVDRCRDYVMNSIGIVTFLDPLIGHDEGDKIGKICAETGKSVAEVALERGVVTQEQLSEIFSIDNLLNPKYMGKLNK, encoded by the coding sequence ATGCAAAAATTCCGCGTTGAAAAAGATCTTTTAGGTGAAAAAAATGTTCCTGCGGATGCCTACTATGGCATTCACACTGTGCGCGCGATTGAAAATTTTCAAATTTCCGGAAAGACCATCGGAGACAGTGCTTTCTTCGTGCGAGGTTTGGCCTTGGCTAAAAAAGCCACGGCTCTTGCCAACGGAGAACTTGGTACAATTCCACCAGATATTGCAAAGTCTATCGTCGAAGCGTGTGACGTGATTTTGCAAGATCCAAAAAAATGGGCCTCACAATTTCCTTCTGATGTTTATCAAGGAGGAGCCGGCACGTCCGTCAATATGAATGCCAATGAGGTCATTGCAAATATCGCTTTAGAAAAGCGCGGAGTTCCTAAAGGAAGTTACTCCGTGATCAATCCCAACGATCACGTGAACAAATGTCAATCAACCAACGACGCGTATCCAACAGCCTTCCGCGTGAGCCTTTATGAGCACATCAATGTCGCTGTGAAAGCCATTGATGATTTGGCGGCGACCTTTGAAGCCAAGGGGCAAGAGTTTAAAAATGTTCTTAAGATGGGGCGCACGCAATTGCAGGATGCCGTTCCGATGTCCTTGGGACAAGAGTTCAATGCCTTTGCGACACTTCTTAAAGAAGACAGTCGTTTGATTAAAAACGTTCAAAAATTAATCTTGGAAGTAAACTTAGGTGCAACGGCGATTGGTACGGGGATCAATGCGCCTCCAGGCTACGCTCCTTTAGCCGTGCAAAAGTTAGCTGAAGTTACAGGTTATCCGTTTGAACAATCCGAAGATTTGATTGAAGCCACAAGTGATTGCGGCGCTTACATCATCATTTCAGGAGCGTTGAAGCGCACGGCCGTGAAGCTTTCGAAGATCTGCAATGATTTGCGTCTGCTAAGCTCGGGGCCTCGTGCAGGTCTTAAAGAAATCAATCTGCCAGAGATGCAAGCAGGCTCTTCCATTATGCCGGCGAAAGTAAATCCAGTGATTCCTGAAGTCGTCAACCAAGTGTCTTTTAAAATTATCGGAAATGATTTGGCGATCACCCTCGCGGCAGAAGCAGGACAACTGCAACTGAACGTGATGGAGCCTGTGATCGCATCCAGCATGTTTGAGTCGTTGGATCTTCTGACTCATGCCTGCACAACTTTGCAAAACAAATGTGTTAAAGGCATTACGGCCAATGTAGATCGCTGCCGTGATTATGTGATGAACAGCATTGGTATCGTTACGTTTCTCGATCCTCTGATTGGTCACGATGAAGGTGATAAGATCGGAAAAATTTGTGCAGAGACGGGAAAAAGTGTTGCCGAAGTGGCTCTTGAAAGAGGTGTCGTCACGCAAGAGCAGTTGAGCGAAATTTTCTCCATCGACAATCTGCTCAATCCAAAATACATGGGCAAATTAAATAAATAA
- a CDS encoding ArnT family glycosyltransferase, protein MIREFWKQQSTAQKVTILFILTLLFRAFFSLNIGLIDDEAYHWSWSKWLQLSYFDHPGMIAWLEAITTSLFGDTYLGVRLPGFLCFVGTVVLLYKLTKDLFDEWAAIFVGVILLWSPFWGFGGYVASPEPPFMFCWVAASWVFWQGVREDDKRWSVKKTWLWLGVLMGLGLNSKFIIALLAPGFGLYLLATPNRRKDLLTPWPWVGFLIATALCTPIFWWNHIHEWPGFKYQFHDRHTGEHFNLSRWFVFFGAQLLFTTPFLYVMIVLAFITSFVKIKEARWRFLFCLTVPSIAVFYPQPLFADYKPHWSGAAYTLLLIGAGAIWSQGLYWGRRKIVKPRNKIYTWGIAGFFIVLGLVSYTPFVYPWIPKAYKLFNPNGEWKTTYDFSNEFTGWEDLGRYVNRRQREIHAESGRKPFIAAHRYENTAQTTWGTKQKVYMLSSTVSHYTVMQSPEEMNNLKGQDAIFVSTEKYPADPIEWAKWDSCQKEEMKTFRHGIHARTFYVYYCTNFQGITK, encoded by the coding sequence GTGATTCGTGAATTTTGGAAGCAGCAAAGTACAGCGCAGAAAGTCACAATTCTCTTTATTCTTACACTGCTATTTCGAGCTTTTTTCTCGTTAAACATTGGTTTGATCGACGATGAAGCGTATCACTGGTCTTGGTCAAAATGGTTGCAGCTTTCTTACTTCGATCATCCGGGCATGATTGCATGGCTTGAAGCCATCACGACGAGCCTTTTTGGTGACACATATCTGGGAGTTCGCCTTCCTGGTTTTCTGTGTTTTGTCGGAACAGTTGTTTTACTTTATAAGCTCACCAAAGATTTGTTCGACGAATGGGCCGCGATTTTTGTCGGCGTGATTTTGTTGTGGTCTCCGTTTTGGGGCTTCGGCGGTTATGTCGCTTCACCAGAACCGCCGTTTATGTTCTGTTGGGTGGCGGCTTCGTGGGTCTTCTGGCAAGGCGTGCGTGAAGATGACAAACGTTGGAGCGTAAAAAAAACGTGGTTGTGGCTGGGCGTTTTGATGGGCTTGGGACTTAATTCCAAATTCATCATCGCTTTGTTAGCACCAGGATTTGGACTTTATCTTCTGGCGACTCCGAATCGCCGCAAAGATTTGTTAACGCCATGGCCGTGGGTGGGATTTTTAATCGCAACCGCATTGTGCACACCGATTTTCTGGTGGAATCACATTCACGAATGGCCAGGATTTAAATATCAATTCCATGATCGTCACACCGGCGAGCATTTCAACTTGTCACGCTGGTTTGTATTCTTCGGCGCGCAGCTGCTCTTCACAACACCGTTCTTGTACGTAATGATTGTGTTGGCTTTTATTACTTCGTTCGTAAAAATCAAAGAGGCCCGCTGGAGATTTTTATTCTGCCTGACGGTGCCCTCTATCGCGGTCTTTTATCCGCAACCTTTGTTTGCCGATTACAAACCTCACTGGAGTGGGGCTGCTTACACATTGCTGCTGATCGGTGCCGGAGCTATCTGGTCCCAAGGTCTTTACTGGGGCCGCCGCAAAATCGTAAAACCAAGAAACAAAATCTACACATGGGGTATCGCCGGATTCTTCATCGTGTTGGGACTCGTCAGCTACACTCCGTTCGTGTATCCGTGGATTCCAAAAGCCTACAAACTTTTTAATCCCAACGGAGAATGGAAAACCACTTACGATTTCAGCAACGAATTCACAGGCTGGGAAGATTTAGGTCGATACGTCAATCGTCGCCAAAGAGAAATTCACGCCGAAAGTGGCAGAAAGCCTTTCATTGCGGCTCATCGTTATGAAAACACAGCGCAAACCACGTGGGGCACAAAACAAAAAGTGTACATGCTGAGTTCCACCGTTAGTCACTACACGGTGATGCAATCTCCTGAAGAGATGAACAATCTTAAAGGACAGGATGCGATCTTTGTGAGCACTGAGAAGTATCCAGCAGACCCTATCGAATGGGCGAAGTGGGATTCTTGCCAAAAAGAAGAAATGAAAACATTCCGTCATGGAATTCATGCTCGGACTTTTTACGTCTATTACTGCACAAATTTTCAAGGAATTACAAAATAG
- a CDS encoding FUSC family protein, whose amino-acid sequence MGLRHHLQEALKINPVPSPWPRMVVCAFATAFPLVIGVLLGQLPLSIFGALVGFLLVLNDHLGTLGHRLWVITLTFLFLLGGLLIGVLTGDQRSLMIPILLAITFWMGLMGGEGAELERAVLFGTFQILAGAYSIAIKKYFAAALAYAFLGYLCVILFLSLLVFLRRHNPNPFARLRTKFKESFKQGKSRYLYAFSYSVSVLITLIIVDYFKIDHGYWAVGTVLIIMRPDAKQSIYRNLQRFFGTLIGVLVAEGLILTIHSPWLAILVLTLISFWGPWALSRSYWLGSAVVVVMLLLILDIPSIEHGDTHTPLLRLQATGLGCLLSLLGVVFANPQFLWRDSPPPRE is encoded by the coding sequence ATGGGTTTACGCCATCATCTCCAAGAGGCTCTTAAAATTAATCCTGTTCCTTCTCCGTGGCCTCGCATGGTGGTGTGCGCTTTCGCGACGGCGTTCCCGTTGGTGATTGGCGTATTATTGGGACAATTGCCTCTGTCTATTTTCGGAGCTTTAGTCGGATTTTTGCTGGTACTCAACGATCATTTGGGGACCTTGGGACACCGTCTTTGGGTGATCACGCTGACATTTTTATTTTTGTTAGGCGGACTTCTTATCGGAGTTCTTACTGGCGATCAGAGGTCACTTATGATTCCGATTTTGCTAGCCATCACCTTTTGGATGGGGCTTATGGGAGGAGAAGGTGCTGAGCTTGAGCGAGCCGTTCTTTTTGGCACCTTTCAAATTTTAGCGGGAGCTTATTCCATCGCTATCAAAAAATATTTCGCAGCCGCTTTAGCTTATGCGTTCTTGGGATATCTCTGTGTCATTTTATTTCTGTCCCTCTTAGTTTTTCTTCGTCGTCACAATCCGAATCCTTTTGCACGCCTTCGCACAAAATTTAAAGAATCTTTTAAGCAGGGAAAAAGTCGATACCTGTACGCCTTTAGCTACAGCGTGAGTGTTTTAATTACGTTGATCATTGTCGATTACTTTAAAATCGATCACGGTTATTGGGCCGTGGGGACTGTGCTCATCATCATGAGACCGGACGCGAAACAAAGTATTTACAGGAACTTGCAAAGATTTTTTGGAACCTTGATCGGCGTTTTGGTTGCGGAAGGACTTATTCTGACAATCCATTCTCCATGGCTTGCGATTCTTGTTTTAACGTTGATCAGTTTTTGGGGGCCTTGGGCTTTAAGTCGCAGTTACTGGTTGGGATCTGCCGTTGTCGTGGTGATGCTTCTTTTGATTTTGGATATTCCCAGCATTGAGCACGGCGACACTCACACGCCGCTTTTACGTTTGCAGGCCACGGGACTTGGCTGTCTCTTAAGTCTTTTGGGAGTCGTCTTTGCGAATCCTCAATTTCTCTGGAGAGACAGCCCGCCTCCCCGCGAATAA
- a CDS encoding energy transducer TonB, producing the protein MKLPRISLNINKTILLSALLHGGAFLLGLSLATPEIVPLPVGVELMYGDGGQERAPKIEEAKPVKIKTAVAADDSDAPALKNEKVEATTEPRQVSSGKTMGSLAGTSEKGALEGKEGVANGIEVSPEQRYLYEIKKLLERRKRYPMMAKKMGHTGKVTMRFTLGADGSLKESEIVEKTPYDSLNKAAHELVKGIDGMKPFPQEIQKTSWVITVPIEYSLN; encoded by the coding sequence ATGAAATTACCGAGAATTTCTTTAAACATAAATAAAACAATTCTTCTCTCTGCCTTATTGCACGGAGGAGCTTTCTTGTTGGGTCTTTCATTGGCCACTCCAGAAATAGTTCCATTACCAGTGGGAGTGGAACTCATGTACGGCGATGGAGGCCAGGAACGAGCCCCAAAAATCGAAGAAGCCAAACCGGTAAAAATAAAAACAGCCGTCGCCGCTGACGACTCCGATGCGCCTGCATTGAAAAATGAAAAAGTAGAAGCGACAACAGAACCTCGACAAGTCTCATCTGGAAAAACGATGGGCTCATTGGCGGGCACATCAGAAAAAGGCGCATTAGAAGGCAAAGAAGGTGTCGCCAACGGCATCGAAGTTTCCCCAGAGCAAAGATACCTCTACGAAATAAAAAAACTATTAGAGCGCCGCAAACGCTATCCAATGATGGCAAAAAAAATGGGCCACACCGGAAAAGTAACAATGCGATTTACTCTAGGCGCTGATGGATCTCTCAAAGAAAGTGAGATCGTAGAAAAAACTCCTTACGATTCCCTCAACAAGGCCGCACACGAATTGGTCAAAGGCATCGACGGAATGAAACCCTTCCCGCAAGAAATCCAAAAAACCTCTTGGGTTATTACAGTTCCTATCGAGTATTCGCTTAATTAA